A single Mangrovimonas sp. YM274 DNA region contains:
- a CDS encoding BlaI/MecI/CopY family transcriptional regulator, protein MQKLTNKEEEIMHILWKLEKAFVKDVLAEIKEDKPHYNTLSTIIRNLEDKGYVSYQAYGKTHHYFPIVSKEDYKKKFMNTAIENYFNNSYKNVVSFFAKEEKISIEELKEIISLIENKS, encoded by the coding sequence ATGCAAAAGTTAACAAACAAAGAAGAAGAGATCATGCACATTTTATGGAAGCTAGAAAAAGCTTTTGTAAAAGATGTTCTAGCGGAAATAAAAGAAGACAAACCACATTATAACACCCTTTCAACCATTATAAGAAATCTAGAGGACAAAGGATATGTTAGCTATCAAGCCTACGGTAAAACCCACCATTACTTCCCCATTGTAAGCAAGGAAGATTACAAAAAGAAGTTTATGAATACTGCCATTGAAAACTATTTCAATAATTCCTATAAAAATGTGGTATCGTTTTTTGCCAAGGAAGAAAAGATTAGTATTGAAGAGTTGAAAGAGATCATTTCCTTAATCGAAAACAAGTCGTAA
- a CDS encoding SsrA-binding protein, with translation MKKQLFKGLAKMNKLLLPSFSKQQLDLSKANKLQLAIIGWRTYITKNALD, from the coding sequence ATGAAAAAACAACTTTTTAAGGGCCTCGCAAAAATGAATAAACTCTTACTTCCAAGTTTTAGCAAACAGCAACTAGACCTAAGTAAAGCCAACAAACTTCAATTGGCTATTATTGGCTGGCGTACCTATATCACAAAAAATGCGCTGGACTAA
- a CDS encoding M56 family metallopeptidase, which produces MEYLLKSSAIIILFYACYKLFLQKETFFQSNRAFLILGLVLAAIFPLIVIPIYVEYTPAPVTANFTLEPLAQTELEDAWELTDVLPWIYGLGVVFFLSKLLFEINSLLLLLKNHPKQAFGKYTLIETNKNLTPFSFFNRIVYNPTQFTKSELHHIINHEKVHAQQLHSIDVLLIQLATALLWFNPFIWLYKKELSQNLEFIADGNAQHYARCEKSYQMVLLKTSTTNHQLALANNFYTSLIKKRIVMLHKSKSHKLKAWKYSLILPVLAWFLMSFHTKTVLVEANVNNELLPNVPETATTINGAPETTELKIIITKDFSEKEFETVKAAAKKEGVTLSFSNIERNSKGEIIAISAEAKTEKGSSNFNLNGTEPIKPFVFNYNEKGFSFGTVSTMREAKASTISGEDKNIYFVTRDTLKEETPTKIIINKQNITTGNNDVYFSPESSDSIYIVKDISKAIWTDKNGKTVDIHAYQNDQVATTMKLKSSDNILYIIDGKKATATELHNLAPNAIESVNVYKDNKAVELYGAEGKEGVIIINTKGNNTWTTDDGSSIVIRNTSGNKTYEIRNNELYAPFEISKETSDSALEAHKEALAKKNVTVKYSKLKRNKAGEIIKLKISLSTKNDKKSSATFEDPDGIPNIVFGKNKDNVFVKSIN; this is translated from the coding sequence ATGGAATATTTATTGAAATCATCAGCCATTATCATATTATTCTATGCTTGTTATAAATTGTTCCTGCAAAAAGAAACCTTTTTTCAGTCCAACCGCGCATTCTTAATCTTAGGATTGGTTTTGGCGGCCATCTTCCCTTTAATCGTTATTCCTATTTATGTGGAATATACACCTGCACCCGTGACGGCCAATTTCACCCTAGAACCGTTGGCACAAACTGAATTGGAGGATGCCTGGGAACTAACAGATGTGTTACCTTGGATATATGGTCTTGGGGTAGTATTCTTTTTATCTAAACTCTTGTTTGAAATCAATTCCCTCCTCCTCCTTTTGAAAAACCATCCAAAACAAGCTTTTGGCAAATACACCCTTATAGAAACTAACAAAAATCTAACGCCGTTTTCATTTTTCAACCGTATTGTTTACAACCCAACCCAATTTACCAAAAGTGAACTCCACCATATCATCAACCACGAAAAAGTGCATGCACAACAACTGCACTCTATAGATGTACTGCTCATTCAATTGGCTACAGCGCTTCTTTGGTTTAATCCATTTATTTGGCTTTACAAAAAAGAACTTTCCCAAAACCTTGAATTTATTGCCGATGGTAATGCACAACATTATGCCCGTTGTGAAAAGAGCTATCAAATGGTTTTGCTTAAAACCTCAACTACAAATCATCAATTGGCCTTGGCCAACAATTTTTATACATCATTAATCAAAAAACGAATCGTTATGTTACACAAATCCAAATCACACAAATTAAAGGCCTGGAAGTATAGTTTGATACTGCCTGTCCTAGCTTGGTTTTTAATGAGTTTCCATACCAAAACCGTGCTTGTTGAAGCCAACGTAAACAATGAGCTCCTCCCCAATGTTCCTGAAACAGCAACCACTATTAATGGAGCTCCAGAAACTACCGAACTAAAAATTATCATTACCAAAGATTTCTCTGAAAAGGAATTTGAAACTGTCAAAGCTGCGGCGAAAAAAGAAGGTGTGACACTCAGTTTCAGCAATATTGAACGTAATAGCAAAGGGGAAATCATAGCCATTTCTGCCGAGGCCAAAACTGAAAAGGGATCTAGCAACTTTAACCTTAATGGTACAGAACCCATCAAACCTTTTGTGTTCAACTATAACGAGAAGGGTTTTAGTTTTGGAACAGTATCTACAATGAGAGAAGCGAAAGCCTCAACCATTTCAGGAGAAGACAAAAACATTTACTTCGTTACCAGAGACACCTTAAAAGAAGAAACTCCGACAAAAATCATCATTAATAAGCAAAATATAACAACGGGAAATAATGATGTCTACTTTTCCCCAGAAAGCAGTGACTCCATTTATATTGTTAAAGATATTTCAAAAGCAATTTGGACAGATAAAAATGGAAAAACAGTAGATATTCATGCCTACCAAAACGACCAGGTAGCCACAACAATGAAATTAAAAAGCTCAGACAACATCCTTTACATAATAGACGGAAAAAAGGCCACTGCTACAGAATTGCACAACCTTGCACCCAACGCCATAGAATCTGTAAACGTATATAAAGACAATAAGGCTGTTGAATTATATGGCGCAGAAGGAAAAGAAGGGGTCATTATCATTAACACTAAAGGCAATAATACTTGGACTACAGATGACGGCTCTAGTATCGTTATCAGGAACACATCAGGAAACAAAACTTATGAAATTAGAAATAATGAGCTCTACGCCCCCTTTGAAATTTCCAAAGAAACTTCAGACTCCGCATTGGAAGCACATAAAGAGGCTTTGGCAAAAAAAAACGTAACGGTAAAATACTCCAAACTGAAACGCAATAAAGCAGGAGAGATTATCAAACTAAAAATATCCCTAAGCACCAAAAACGATAAAAAATCAAGTGCCACTTTTGAAGACCCCGATGGTATTCCAAATATCGTCTTTGGCAAAAACAAAGACAACGTTTTTGTGAAATCGATCAACTAA